In a single window of the Candidatus Saccharimonadales bacterium genome:
- a CDS encoding ATP-binding protein, with protein MHTIDSMKEKKVDLEKNKDDVIVQLTKLALVGRRQDIQMYVRRLAKRKDMADIKEQLNELMRDMPSQASPTRSSSFSAVPVDLDSRIQLLRHEPVTSLEVEPIWGKDVRDSLDQIIDERSRIQELQKAGLQPTKTALFIGAPGVGKTLAAKWLSLKLNKPLFILDLSAVMSSYLGRTGANLRMVLDYAKSIDCIILLDEIDAIAKKRDDLGEVGELKRLVTVLLQEVDDWPSNNLMLAATNHANLLDPAIWRRFDNIIEFPLPSIEIIRKTLESYLSNSNYKNEEMVGVLSVILHGKSFSDIEKVALRLKRDTVLKNITLDDLIETEVLKRLDELNKDEKRSLVRVFTAFKYSQRRISALLGVSRDTIRKVAN; from the coding sequence CAGCTGACGAAGCTGGCTCTAGTCGGTAGACGACAAGACATACAAATGTACGTTAGACGGCTAGCAAAGCGAAAAGACATGGCTGATATAAAAGAGCAACTGAATGAATTAATGCGCGATATGCCAAGCCAGGCATCGCCAACCCGCAGCAGTTCATTTAGCGCAGTGCCCGTTGATCTTGATTCAAGAATTCAGCTACTTAGACATGAGCCGGTGACTTCATTAGAGGTTGAACCGATATGGGGTAAAGATGTGCGTGATAGTCTAGATCAGATCATAGATGAAAGAAGTAGAATCCAAGAGCTACAAAAAGCGGGTTTACAGCCCACTAAAACAGCATTATTTATTGGCGCTCCTGGAGTAGGCAAGACACTGGCTGCTAAATGGCTTTCGTTAAAGTTAAATAAACCACTTTTTATATTAGATCTATCCGCGGTAATGAGCAGCTACTTGGGCAGAACAGGTGCAAATCTGCGTATGGTTCTAGATTATGCAAAAAGTATTGATTGCATTATTTTACTAGACGAGATTGATGCTATTGCTAAGAAACGTGACGACCTAGGAGAAGTGGGCGAGCTGAAGCGCCTTGTAACCGTACTGCTTCAAGAGGTTGACGACTGGCCTTCAAATAATTTAATGCTTGCTGCTACTAACCATGCGAATCTGCTAGACCCTGCTATCTGGAGACGATTCGATAATATTATTGAGTTTCCATTACCAAGTATAGAAATCATACGAAAGACTCTCGAATCTTACTTATCGAATAGTAATTATAAGAATGAGGAGATGGTAGGAGTTCTAAGCGTAATTCTCCACGGTAAATCATTTAGTGATATCGAAAAAGTGGCACTAAGATTAAAAAGAGATACGGTACTTAAGAATATTACGCTTGATGACTTGATAGAGACCGAAGTCCTTAAGCGACTCGATGAATTAAATAAAGACGAGAAACGGTCATTGGTAAGGGTATTTACAGCCTTTAAATATTCGCAACGCCGAATAAGTGCTTTGCTTGGGGTTAGTCGGGACACCATTAGAAAGGTTGCTAATTAA